A genome region from Triticum aestivum cultivar Chinese Spring chromosome 2B, IWGSC CS RefSeq v2.1, whole genome shotgun sequence includes the following:
- the LOC123042749 gene encoding DNA topoisomerase 2 isoform X2 translates to MRRATAARFEHDETRRTTVSGHRKFQTPRSAGDVYLSEPGRSFTRTNRSTRTQMEELKLLSNQARFISAIISGEIKYIRRKMKELLQDIIDKGFDPILREGLLPVPGDEGEAAAAGETAEEHGSCYYEYLTSMPLGFFNDDYVQHLLKRISEIEEAMRSSHTDHGEARSGPEAAGDDGVSDSETAAAPRRRRKRSAAESVVPMDDVYNDEEAAAALYDYLAAIAGLGPRQHEPGTVSTLQRRPTKKQRRKKSSIVGALLPLEDINTTASTSTGTNDAWTSGRAVPYSLSTLGFARSI, encoded by the exons ATGAGACGCGCGACGGCGGCAAGATTTGAGCACGACGAGACGCGACGCACGACGGTGTCCGGCCACCGCAAATTTCAAACGCCTCGCTCAGCCGGGGACGTGTATTTGAGCGAACCCGGTCGATCTTTTACCCGTACAAACCGATCGACGCGGACGCAGATGGAGGAGTTAAAGCTACTCAGCAACCAGGCCAGGTTCATCTCGGCCATCATCAGCGGCGAAATCAAGTACATCCGGAGGAAGATGAAGGAGCTGCTGCAGGACATAATCGACAAGGGGTTCGATCCCATCCTCAGAGAGGGGTTGCTGCCCGTGCCCGGGGACGAAGGTGAAGCTGCAGCAGCAGGAGAAACGGCTGAAGAACACGGCAGCTGCTACTACGAATACCTCACCTCTATGCCACTCGGTTTCTTCAACGACGACTACGTGCAGCATCTTCTCAAGAGGATATCCGAGATCGAGGAGGCGATGCGGTCGTCTCACACGGACCACGGGGAAGCTCGGTCGGGTCCAGAGGCTGCCGGAGATGATGGTGTGTCTGACTCTGAAACAGCAGCAGCGCCCAGGAGACGGCGCAAGAGGAGTGCAGCAGAGTCGGTAGTGCCCATGGATGACGTTTACAACGACGAGGAAGCCGCCGCCGCACTGTACGACTATCTGGCCGCAATTGCTGGGCTTGGGCCCCGACAACATG AACCTGGGACTGTGAGCACGCTGCAGAGGCGACCAACCAAGAAGCAGCGGAGGAAGAAATCAAGCATAGTTGGCGCGCTACTACCTCTCGAGGACATCAACACGACTGCTTCGACTTCGACCGGCACCAATGATGCTTGGACGAGCGGACGTGCAGTGCCTTATTCGCTGTCAACGCTCGGCTTCGCACGGAGTATTTGA
- the LOC123042749 gene encoding DNA topoisomerase 2 isoform X1, producing the protein MRRATAARFEHDETRRTTVSGHRKFQTPRSAGDVYLSEPGRSFTRTNRSTRTQMEELKLLSNQARFISAIISGEIKYIRRKMKELLQDIIDKGFDPILREGLLPVPGDEGEAAAAGETAEEHGSCYYEYLTSMPLGFFNDDYVQHLLKRISEIEEAMRSSHTDHGEARSGPEAAGDDGVSDSETAAAPRRRRKRSAAESVVPMDDVYNDEEAAAALYDYLAAIAGLGPRQHGEPGTVSTLQRRPTKKQRRKKSSIVGALLPLEDINTTASTSTGTNDAWTSGRAVPYSLSTLGFARSI; encoded by the exons ATGAGACGCGCGACGGCGGCAAGATTTGAGCACGACGAGACGCGACGCACGACGGTGTCCGGCCACCGCAAATTTCAAACGCCTCGCTCAGCCGGGGACGTGTATTTGAGCGAACCCGGTCGATCTTTTACCCGTACAAACCGATCGACGCGGACGCAGATGGAGGAGTTAAAGCTACTCAGCAACCAGGCCAGGTTCATCTCGGCCATCATCAGCGGCGAAATCAAGTACATCCGGAGGAAGATGAAGGAGCTGCTGCAGGACATAATCGACAAGGGGTTCGATCCCATCCTCAGAGAGGGGTTGCTGCCCGTGCCCGGGGACGAAGGTGAAGCTGCAGCAGCAGGAGAAACGGCTGAAGAACACGGCAGCTGCTACTACGAATACCTCACCTCTATGCCACTCGGTTTCTTCAACGACGACTACGTGCAGCATCTTCTCAAGAGGATATCCGAGATCGAGGAGGCGATGCGGTCGTCTCACACGGACCACGGGGAAGCTCGGTCGGGTCCAGAGGCTGCCGGAGATGATGGTGTGTCTGACTCTGAAACAGCAGCAGCGCCCAGGAGACGGCGCAAGAGGAGTGCAGCAGAGTCGGTAGTGCCCATGGATGACGTTTACAACGACGAGGAAGCCGCCGCCGCACTGTACGACTATCTGGCCGCAATTGCTGGGCTTGGGCCCCGACAACATGGTG AACCTGGGACTGTGAGCACGCTGCAGAGGCGACCAACCAAGAAGCAGCGGAGGAAGAAATCAAGCATAGTTGGCGCGCTACTACCTCTCGAGGACATCAACACGACTGCTTCGACTTCGACCGGCACCAATGATGCTTGGACGAGCGGACGTGCAGTGCCTTATTCGCTGTCAACGCTCGGCTTCGCACGGAGTATTTGA